One stretch of Nocardia fluminea DNA includes these proteins:
- a CDS encoding SMP-30/gluconolactonase/LRE family protein has product MPMRPHRWTPPRPTARARQTRSDPPMPPIRLLPLPGNGPEDVVVLPDGRIVTGTDDGAIWRVDPVSGTVERIADAGGRPLGMHAEADGALLICVAGRGVLRLAEPGADLEVVVGEIDGVPIAFPSNVIRDDDGTIYFSISSRRWPFEEWMTDILEHSGSGQLVRRDPDGHLEVLVDGLQFANGVVLAPDRSCLLVAETGAYRITRYWLTGPRAGTTDHVAENLPGSPDNMLVGSDGLVWVGLVSPRNPLLDRLFLLPGILRRLVDALPDRLTPAPVRSVWVLAFDFDGTLVHDLQRDGADYALVTAVAEHNGTLYLGSLSEPAIAVTSVPVT; this is encoded by the coding sequence ATGCCGATGCGCCCTCACCGCTGGACTCCGCCGCGCCCCACCGCTCGTGCGCGGCAGACCCGCAGCGATCCGCCGATGCCGCCGATCCGCCTGTTGCCGCTGCCGGGTAATGGCCCCGAGGACGTCGTGGTGCTGCCCGACGGCCGGATCGTCACCGGAACCGACGACGGCGCGATCTGGCGCGTCGACCCGGTGAGCGGCACGGTCGAGCGCATCGCCGACGCCGGGGGCAGGCCGCTGGGCATGCACGCCGAGGCCGACGGCGCACTGCTGATCTGCGTCGCGGGGCGGGGCGTCCTGCGGCTGGCCGAGCCGGGCGCGGACCTCGAAGTGGTCGTCGGGGAGATCGACGGAGTCCCGATCGCCTTCCCCAGCAACGTGATTCGCGACGACGACGGCACGATCTACTTCTCGATCTCGTCGCGACGGTGGCCGTTCGAGGAGTGGATGACCGACATCCTGGAACATTCCGGCAGCGGACAACTGGTCCGGCGCGATCCGGACGGACACCTGGAGGTGCTCGTCGACGGCCTCCAGTTCGCCAACGGTGTGGTGCTCGCGCCCGACCGATCCTGCCTGCTGGTCGCCGAGACCGGCGCCTACCGGATCACCCGATACTGGCTGACGGGTCCGCGCGCGGGCACCACCGATCACGTCGCCGAGAACCTGCCGGGATCACCCGACAACATGCTGGTCGGTAGCGACGGACTGGTGTGGGTCGGCCTGGTATCCCCACGTAACCCGTTGCTGGACAGGCTCTTCCTGCTGCCGGGGATCCTGCGGCGACTGGTCGACGCGTTACCGGATCGCCTGACACCCGCGCCCGTCCGCTCGGTCTGGGTGCTCGCGTTCGATTTCGACGGCACCCTCGTGCACGACCTGCAGCGAGACGGCGCCGACTACGCGCTGGTTACCGCCGTGGCCGAACACAACGGCACCCTCTACCTCGGCAGCCTGTCCGAACCGGCGATCGCGGTGACCTCGGTACCGGTGACCTGA
- a CDS encoding pyridoxamine 5'-phosphate oxidase family protein, with protein MGKVFDRIDDKLRAFITEQPMFFIGTAPSVGGHVNVSPKGYRDTFAVIDDHTVAYLDLFGSGSETIAHLRDNGRITVMFCSFTRTTRILRLFGVGRVVRPDSTEFDSLREHFGTGHTGIRAVVMISVDRIADSCGWSVPKLELVEERTILDEAHTRRTDADFARRIAGDNSTSIDGLPALEPDHPVPSTVRRRGQVTGTEVTAIAGSDRLPR; from the coding sequence ATGGGCAAGGTGTTCGATCGGATCGACGACAAGTTGCGGGCCTTCATCACCGAACAGCCGATGTTCTTCATCGGCACCGCTCCGTCGGTCGGCGGGCACGTGAACGTCTCCCCCAAGGGCTATCGCGACACCTTCGCGGTGATCGACGACCACACCGTCGCCTACCTCGATCTGTTCGGCAGCGGCTCGGAGACGATCGCCCACCTACGCGACAACGGCCGGATCACCGTGATGTTCTGCTCGTTCACCCGCACCACCCGCATCCTGCGGCTCTTCGGCGTGGGCCGCGTGGTTCGCCCCGACTCCACCGAATTCGACTCGCTCCGTGAACATTTCGGCACCGGCCATACCGGCATCCGGGCGGTGGTGATGATCTCGGTCGACCGGATCGCCGACTCGTGTGGCTGGTCGGTGCCCAAACTCGAGCTCGTCGAGGAACGCACCATCCTCGACGAAGCCCACACCCGCCGCACCGACGCCGATTTCGCCCGCCGCATCGCCGGTGACAACTCCACCAGCATCGACGGGCTGCCCGCACTGGAGCCGGACCATCCGGTGCCCTCCACCGTGCGGCGCCGAGGTCAGGTCACCGGTACCGAGGTCACCGCGATCGCCGGTTCGGACAGGCTGCCGAGGTAG
- a CDS encoding PucR family transcriptional regulator: MSDGSTTLRELLAALDHTVASLVDAPAGEEIAVRTVAVAEPADLPEQLDAEGGMPEVYLLIGVDADATARWLREVGDRDRAQRPRVLMTKSANDSPTVRAAAHSAGVALVHVHRQARWDQVFSLIRRMLARSPGQRAASDDYDLLAPDTDLFGLAQVLARETGGMVSIEDPHSHVLAYSASDASADPLRIQSILGREGPSDYLRILREWGVFDRVRRGDEVVDVPEHPELDIRRRLVVGIRRGTGGARSRMLGTIWLQQGAGPLRPDSAQVLRGASAVAARIIARQLDAPSTEALLVRRLFGAHGDGVDVPSVAAALNLPTAGPAAVIGFAPIGPAAGPAASSGLIRLHASAFRDDSVTESIGERVYVLLPAYHSERSVGSWVRKLASQLEQTRELVVRAAIAAPVAGLTAVAGARAEVDRVLDSPVADPTGSRVATLADARTAVLLAEIMELIRERPRLHDPRLADLDEYDRTHAADLRVSVRAFLRAHGEVRAAAAALRVHPNTLRYRLRRVEAILGIDLTDPEDRLLLDIQLAALPGGGIAQK, from the coding sequence ATGTCGGACGGGTCCACCACGCTGCGCGAGCTGCTCGCCGCCCTCGATCACACCGTCGCGTCCCTCGTCGACGCGCCGGCGGGCGAAGAGATCGCGGTGCGCACAGTCGCGGTGGCCGAGCCCGCTGACCTGCCCGAACAGCTCGACGCGGAGGGTGGGATGCCCGAGGTGTACCTGCTGATCGGCGTCGACGCCGACGCGACCGCGCGCTGGTTGCGCGAAGTCGGCGACCGCGATCGCGCGCAGCGGCCGCGGGTACTCATGACCAAGAGCGCCAATGACTCGCCCACGGTGCGCGCCGCCGCTCACAGCGCGGGCGTCGCGCTGGTCCACGTGCACCGGCAGGCGCGCTGGGACCAGGTGTTCTCGCTGATCCGGCGGATGCTGGCCCGGTCACCCGGTCAGCGCGCCGCCTCCGACGACTACGATCTCCTCGCCCCCGACACCGATCTGTTCGGACTGGCCCAGGTGCTGGCCAGGGAAACCGGTGGGATGGTCTCGATCGAAGACCCCCACTCGCATGTCCTGGCTTACTCGGCTTCGGACGCCTCGGCCGACCCGTTGCGCATCCAGTCCATCCTCGGCCGGGAAGGCCCGAGCGACTACCTGCGGATCCTGCGCGAATGGGGTGTGTTCGACCGGGTGCGGCGCGGTGACGAGGTCGTCGACGTGCCCGAACATCCCGAGCTCGATATCCGCCGCAGACTCGTCGTCGGTATCCGGCGCGGCACCGGCGGCGCGCGATCCAGAATGCTCGGGACGATCTGGTTGCAGCAGGGCGCGGGGCCGTTGCGCCCCGACTCGGCGCAGGTGCTGCGCGGCGCGTCGGCGGTGGCGGCCAGGATCATCGCGCGGCAACTGGACGCGCCCTCGACCGAGGCATTGCTCGTCCGCCGGTTGTTCGGTGCGCACGGCGACGGCGTCGACGTACCCTCGGTGGCCGCCGCGCTGAACCTGCCGACGGCCGGTCCCGCCGCGGTGATCGGCTTCGCGCCGATCGGTCCCGCCGCGGGACCGGCCGCCTCGAGCGGCTTGATCCGGTTGCACGCCAGCGCTTTCCGCGACGATTCGGTGACCGAGTCGATCGGCGAGCGGGTCTATGTCCTGCTGCCCGCCTACCATTCCGAGCGCAGCGTCGGCTCCTGGGTGCGCAAGCTGGCGAGCCAGCTCGAGCAGACACGCGAGCTGGTCGTGCGGGCCGCGATCGCCGCGCCGGTCGCGGGGCTCACCGCAGTCGCGGGTGCGCGTGCCGAGGTCGACCGCGTGCTGGACAGTCCGGTCGCCGACCCGACGGGCAGCCGGGTCGCCACGCTGGCCGACGCCAGAACCGCGGTGCTGCTGGCCGAGATCATGGAGCTGATCCGCGAGCGCCCGCGCCTGCACGATCCGCGCCTGGCCGACCTCGACGAGTACGACCGAACCCATGCCGCTGACCTGCGGGTATCGGTGCGGGCGTTTCTGCGGGCGCACGGGGAGGTACGCGCGGCCGCGGCGGCGTTGCGCGTGCATCCGAACACGCTGCGCTACCGGCTGCGGCGGGTGGAGGCCATCCTCGGCATCGACCTGACCGACCCCGAGGACCGGCTGCTGCTCGATATTCAGCTGGCGGCGCTGCCCGGTGGGGGAATTGCTCAGAAGTGA
- a CDS encoding M50 family metallopeptidase has protein sequence MNTGSASSLLDHLLEPQPAPAWWLVLATAAVALILVGYPPLWRLTRAAVTVAHEGGHALVALLTGRRLHAITLHTDTSGLTVSSGKPSGPGMILTAAAGYPAPALLGLGYAALLGTGRVTVMLWATLVMLAAVLIKVRNVYGLLTVFVLGALVFGVSWFGSDLLQAASAYLAAWFLLAAAVRPVFELQRSRRRQPGRTDSDADQLARLTHLPAVLWVLFFTAVCLAALVVGAMLMLAPVEELHPLLQR, from the coding sequence GTGAACACCGGATCCGCCAGCTCGCTGCTCGATCATCTCCTCGAACCCCAGCCCGCGCCCGCCTGGTGGTTGGTGCTCGCCACCGCCGCGGTGGCGTTGATCCTGGTCGGCTACCCGCCGCTGTGGCGGCTGACCCGCGCCGCGGTGACCGTGGCGCACGAGGGCGGGCACGCGTTGGTCGCCCTGCTCACCGGCCGCAGGTTGCACGCGATCACGCTGCACACCGACACTTCCGGTTTGACCGTGTCGAGCGGCAAACCGAGTGGTCCCGGCATGATTCTCACCGCGGCGGCCGGCTATCCGGCGCCCGCGCTGCTCGGGCTCGGCTACGCGGCGCTGCTGGGCACGGGCCGGGTCACGGTGATGCTGTGGGCGACGCTGGTGATGCTGGCGGCGGTGCTGATCAAGGTGCGCAATGTGTACGGGCTGCTCACCGTGTTCGTGCTCGGCGCACTGGTGTTCGGGGTGTCGTGGTTCGGCAGCGACCTGCTCCAGGCCGCGTCGGCGTACCTCGCGGCGTGGTTCCTGCTGGCCGCCGCGGTGCGGCCGGTCTTCGAACTGCAACGCAGCCGACGCAGGCAACCGGGACGCACGGATTCCGATGCGGACCAGCTGGCCCGGTTGACCCATCTTCCCGCGGTGCTGTGGGTGTTGTTCTTCACCGCTGTCTGCCTGGCGGCGCTGGTCGTGGGCGCGATGCTGATGCTGGCCCCGGTCGAAGAACTGCACCCGCTGCTTCAGCGGTGA
- a CDS encoding gluconokinase, which produces MGVSGCGKTTVGALTADRLEVPYAEGDDFHPQANIEKMAAGIPLTDADRMPWLDTVADWLAEHRTTGGVASCSALRRVYRDRLRAKAPQTYFVHLAATREELLRRMTGRLGHFMPTVLLDSQLDTLEPLQADEAGVTLNALQPPSTLVTEAVDYWLADHR; this is translated from the coding sequence ATGGGGGTGTCGGGGTGTGGGAAGACCACCGTCGGCGCGCTGACCGCCGACCGGCTCGAAGTCCCGTACGCCGAAGGCGACGACTTCCACCCGCAGGCCAATATCGAGAAGATGGCCGCGGGCATCCCGCTCACCGACGCGGACCGGATGCCCTGGCTCGACACTGTCGCCGACTGGCTCGCCGAGCACCGGACCACAGGCGGGGTCGCGAGCTGCTCGGCGTTGCGGCGGGTCTATCGAGATCGCTTGCGCGCGAAGGCACCGCAGACCTACTTCGTCCACCTGGCCGCCACCCGCGAGGAACTGCTACGCCGGATGACCGGCCGACTCGGTCACTTCATGCCGACGGTGCTGCTCGATTCCCAGCTCGACACCCTCGAACCGCTGCAAGCCGACGAGGCCGGCGTCACCCTCAACGCGCTGCAACCGCCGAGCACCCTCGTCACCGAGGCCGTCGACTACTGGCTCGCCGATCACCGCTGA
- a CDS encoding CocE/NonD family hydrolase, whose amino-acid sequence MVDRGSERGFVRMLVTVLAVVVVLGCGGGPAGGQPPDAPSAHWTAQHDGPGAYPEVRVERGVQIAMSDGVVLKADVYRPADAAGVIEQKPLPVIVSLTPYSKLMTGLIESAAAIPGLQSTAVDIVRRLNLSTTPISGFGDLMQALDGGMIQTMLGVDRKLVRAGYTVVVADVRGTGLSQGKWDTLGAREQLDTREVIDWAATQPWSNGRIGMSGGSYSGINQLRAAENAPPALQAIFPVEPGSDLMRDVVAPGGGVGTTFLPLWLNSVNQLKLVPDVASMVDGSFDWTWFEDRLADPTTNFDLLAQSLLTPSLSNMPPALDGALDDTSAFREAIMGHPENVTVPTFVYGGWHDIFANSATKLYEQIPLPAGRKQLVVGDTYHANPGAGTGVPGAPPRLDVLQRAWFDKWLKDIDSGVERFGPVTVKQQGGNWVTLREFPQPGVTHRRVYLSAAPSGSTEDSLHDGSLRATGPSATETLTVAPGLNQVCSRDAAQGSAGMTAALDTCAKDSRIAERNGLTFTSAPLTEQTVISGPINVRLNTVHDATDGFWNVTVNDVSPDGTSTVLTTGQLTSSMRAVDERRSARSINGDFTAPFNPLTVDRLLPVVPGAPTDIDVAVIPTQAVLAPGHRLRIDVFAGNAPKALPFRPMLNASGLEPQHLRLDPAAPSFVNLPTDRPIP is encoded by the coding sequence ATGGTGGATAGAGGTTCGGAACGCGGGTTCGTCCGGATGCTGGTGACGGTCCTCGCGGTGGTCGTCGTGCTCGGGTGCGGCGGTGGTCCCGCCGGTGGGCAGCCGCCGGACGCGCCGAGCGCGCACTGGACCGCTCAGCACGACGGGCCGGGCGCGTACCCGGAGGTGCGGGTGGAGCGCGGCGTCCAGATCGCGATGAGCGACGGCGTGGTGCTCAAAGCCGACGTCTACCGCCCGGCCGACGCCGCGGGGGTGATCGAGCAGAAGCCACTTCCGGTGATCGTCAGCCTCACGCCCTATTCGAAACTCATGACGGGTCTGATCGAATCGGCCGCCGCCATCCCGGGTCTGCAGTCCACCGCCGTCGACATCGTGCGCAGGTTGAACCTGTCCACCACCCCGATCAGCGGTTTCGGCGACCTCATGCAGGCGCTGGACGGCGGCATGATCCAGACCATGCTCGGCGTCGACCGTAAACTCGTCCGCGCCGGCTACACCGTCGTCGTGGCCGATGTGCGCGGAACCGGTCTGTCGCAGGGCAAATGGGACACCCTGGGGGCGCGCGAACAACTCGACACCCGCGAGGTGATCGACTGGGCGGCCACACAGCCCTGGTCGAACGGTCGCATCGGCATGAGTGGCGGCTCCTACTCCGGGATCAACCAGTTGCGCGCCGCCGAGAACGCCCCGCCCGCGTTGCAGGCGATCTTCCCGGTCGAACCCGGCAGCGACCTCATGCGGGACGTGGTCGCCCCCGGCGGCGGCGTCGGCACGACCTTCCTGCCACTGTGGCTGAATTCGGTCAACCAGCTCAAACTCGTTCCCGATGTGGCCTCGATGGTCGACGGCAGTTTCGACTGGACCTGGTTCGAGGATCGCCTGGCCGACCCGACCACCAACTTCGACCTGCTCGCCCAGTCGCTGCTCACCCCGTCGCTGTCGAACATGCCGCCCGCGCTCGACGGCGCGCTCGATGACACCTCGGCCTTCCGTGAGGCGATCATGGGCCACCCCGAGAACGTCACGGTGCCCACCTTCGTCTACGGCGGCTGGCACGACATCTTCGCCAACAGCGCGACCAAGCTCTACGAACAGATTCCGCTGCCCGCCGGGCGCAAGCAGCTCGTCGTCGGCGACACCTATCACGCCAATCCCGGTGCGGGCACCGGTGTTCCCGGCGCGCCCCCGCGCCTGGATGTCCTGCAGCGGGCCTGGTTCGACAAGTGGCTCAAGGACATCGACAGCGGCGTCGAGAGATTCGGGCCTGTCACGGTGAAACAGCAGGGCGGCAACTGGGTGACCCTGCGAGAGTTCCCGCAGCCCGGCGTCACGCATCGCCGCGTCTATCTCTCCGCCGCACCCAGCGGCAGTACCGAGGACAGCCTGCACGACGGATCGCTGCGCGCCACCGGTCCATCGGCCACCGAAACTCTCACCGTCGCACCGGGTTTGAATCAGGTGTGCTCGCGTGACGCGGCGCAGGGTTCAGCGGGCATGACGGCCGCGCTCGACACCTGCGCGAAGGACTCCCGCATCGCCGAACGCAACGGACTCACCTTCACCAGCGCCCCGCTGACCGAACAGACGGTGATCTCGGGTCCGATCAATGTGCGGCTCAACACCGTTCACGACGCCACCGACGGATTCTGGAACGTCACCGTCAACGACGTGTCGCCCGACGGTACCTCGACAGTGCTCACCACCGGTCAGCTCACCTCGTCGATGCGGGCCGTCGACGAACGCCGCAGCGCGCGCTCGATCAACGGTGACTTCACCGCGCCCTTCAATCCACTCACCGTCGACCGGCTGCTCCCGGTGGTCCCCGGCGCGCCCACCGATATCGATGTGGCCGTCATCCCGACCCAGGCGGTGCTGGCGCCGGGACACCGGCTGCGGATCGACGTCTTCGCGGGCAACGCGCCCAAGGCATTGCCGTTCCGGCCGATGCTGAACGCCAGCGGTCTCGAGCCCCAGCACCTCCGTCTCGACCCCGCGGCGCCGAGCTTCGTCAACCTGCCCACCGACCGCCCGATTCCCTGA
- a CDS encoding VOC family protein → MPTRDEAWPQGTPCWIDCQVDDTAAARDFYRTLFGWEVQDGPAEAGGYLMAVLDGRPAAGIGPKPEGMAGMPSVWTTYFAAERADEIAERVSKSGGQVFMPPFDVLDVGRMFIAADPAGGAFGVWEAKAHHGAGVFNQHGAYCWNELHTPAYEQAHEFYNQVFGWQYNEIGDGETFIYSTFALPGDSHELGGLMDASALGTPPYWLTWIQVDDTDGCLATATELGASVIMGPDDSPFGRTGILQAPQGEVFGVIDTAKAVGEVPTGS, encoded by the coding sequence ATGCCGACACGCGACGAAGCTTGGCCGCAGGGAACCCCCTGCTGGATCGACTGTCAGGTGGACGACACCGCCGCCGCCCGCGACTTCTATCGCACACTGTTCGGCTGGGAGGTCCAGGACGGCCCCGCCGAAGCCGGCGGCTATCTCATGGCCGTGCTCGACGGCAGGCCCGCGGCGGGCATCGGCCCCAAACCCGAAGGCATGGCCGGGATGCCGTCCGTGTGGACCACCTACTTCGCCGCCGAACGCGCCGACGAGATCGCCGAACGGGTGAGCAAGTCGGGCGGGCAGGTGTTCATGCCGCCGTTCGATGTCCTCGACGTCGGGCGGATGTTCATCGCCGCCGACCCCGCGGGCGGCGCCTTCGGTGTGTGGGAAGCCAAGGCCCACCACGGTGCCGGGGTGTTCAATCAGCACGGCGCCTATTGCTGGAACGAACTGCACACCCCCGCCTACGAGCAGGCACACGAGTTCTACAACCAGGTGTTCGGCTGGCAGTACAACGAGATCGGCGACGGGGAGACCTTCATCTACTCCACCTTCGCCCTGCCCGGTGACAGCCACGAACTCGGCGGCCTGATGGATGCCTCAGCGCTGGGCACCCCGCCCTACTGGCTCACCTGGATCCAGGTCGACGACACCGACGGCTGCCTGGCCACGGCCACCGAGCTGGGAGCTTCGGTGATCATGGGCCCCGACGACAGCCCGTTCGGCCGGACGGGAATTCTGCAGGCGCCCCAGGGCGAGGTGTTCGGCGTGATCGATACGGCCAAGGCGGTCGGCGAGGTCCCCACCGGGTCCTGA
- a CDS encoding alkyl/aryl-sulfatase → MLGVGVGAAAAVAVGATVTGCGDQPAGVSPSSTQTEPTEAILDANRALADTLPFGDTADFADADRGWIASLEPGTVTDPSGKVVWDTDSYDFLAGSCPQSVNPSLWRQSQLTVKQGLYEIAPGFYQIRGLDLSNMTLIEGDTGVVVIDPLVSAETAAAGLALYRKHRGDRPVTGLIYSHSHVDHFGGSYGVITPQDVAAGRCPVIAPSGFMEHAVAENIYTGTAMARRAAYMYGAALPRGPKGQVGAGLGQTNSVGTISLIPPTVHVTRTDQEETVDGVRMVFQLTPGTEAPSEMNFYFPDRRILCMAENATHTMHNIVTLRGALVRDPHVWSKYLTDSINRYGRRSDLVFSSHHWPIWGTDRIVEFLSLQRDMYGYLNDQTLRLLNQGYVGAEIAEMLRMPPALTTSWSTHGYYGSVSHNVKAVYQRYMGWFDGNPAHLWEHPPVENARRHVDAMGGADAALRTAQKAYDSADYRWVVQIVNYVIFADPTNKAAKDLQASAFEQLAYGAENATWRNFYLSGAHELRHGSFGTPTTANSAAMAAALSVEQVFDAVSLRIDGPKAWDARMSTDWRISNEGNRVYRVELRNGVLVHYNRFPDDALPAPDATITLTRQTLIATLVGGADLRKGVASGDIAVDGDVTALAKLPGLIDKPDPNFAIVTP, encoded by the coding sequence ATGCTGGGTGTCGGAGTCGGCGCGGCCGCCGCGGTGGCGGTCGGCGCGACCGTCACCGGATGTGGTGACCAACCGGCCGGAGTGAGCCCGTCGAGCACCCAGACCGAGCCGACCGAGGCGATCCTGGACGCCAACCGCGCGCTGGCCGATACCTTGCCCTTCGGCGACACCGCCGACTTCGCCGATGCCGACCGCGGCTGGATCGCGTCTCTCGAACCGGGCACGGTGACCGATCCGTCGGGGAAAGTGGTGTGGGATACCGACTCCTACGATTTCCTCGCCGGCTCCTGTCCGCAGTCGGTGAACCCGAGCCTGTGGCGACAGTCCCAGCTCACCGTCAAGCAGGGCCTCTACGAGATCGCGCCGGGCTTCTACCAGATTCGCGGCCTCGACCTGTCGAACATGACGTTGATCGAAGGCGACACCGGCGTGGTCGTCATCGATCCGCTGGTCTCGGCGGAGACCGCCGCCGCCGGACTCGCGCTCTATCGCAAGCATCGCGGTGACCGGCCGGTCACCGGCCTGATCTACTCCCACTCCCATGTCGATCACTTCGGCGGGAGCTACGGCGTCATCACCCCGCAGGACGTCGCGGCCGGACGCTGCCCGGTGATCGCGCCGTCGGGATTCATGGAGCACGCCGTGGCCGAGAACATCTACACGGGCACCGCGATGGCCCGCCGCGCCGCCTACATGTACGGCGCCGCCTTGCCGCGAGGCCCGAAAGGTCAGGTGGGAGCTGGTCTCGGGCAGACCAATTCGGTCGGCACGATCAGCCTCATCCCGCCCACCGTGCACGTGACCCGCACCGACCAGGAGGAAACCGTCGACGGTGTGCGGATGGTTTTCCAGCTGACGCCGGGCACCGAGGCACCGTCGGAGATGAACTTCTACTTCCCCGATCGCCGCATCCTGTGTATGGCCGAGAACGCCACCCACACCATGCACAACATCGTCACCCTGCGCGGCGCGCTGGTGCGTGACCCGCATGTGTGGTCGAAATATCTCACCGACTCCATCAACCGCTACGGCCGCCGATCCGATCTGGTGTTCTCCTCGCACCACTGGCCGATCTGGGGAACCGATCGGATCGTGGAGTTCCTGTCGCTGCAGCGCGACATGTACGGCTACCTCAACGATCAGACGCTGCGACTGCTGAACCAGGGCTACGTCGGCGCCGAGATCGCCGAAATGCTGCGGATGCCGCCCGCGCTCACCACGTCGTGGTCCACGCACGGCTACTACGGTTCGGTCAGCCACAACGTCAAGGCCGTGTACCAGCGGTACATGGGCTGGTTCGACGGCAACCCCGCGCACCTGTGGGAACACCCGCCCGTGGAGAACGCGCGCCGCCACGTCGACGCGATGGGCGGTGCCGACGCGGCCCTGCGCACCGCGCAGAAGGCCTACGACAGCGCCGACTACCGCTGGGTCGTGCAAATCGTGAACTACGTGATCTTCGCCGACCCCACCAACAAAGCGGCAAAAGACCTGCAGGCCAGTGCCTTCGAACAACTCGCCTATGGTGCGGAGAACGCCACCTGGCGCAACTTCTACCTCAGCGGCGCGCACGAACTGCGCCACGGCTCCTTCGGCACACCGACCACCGCGAACTCCGCGGCGATGGCCGCCGCGCTGAGCGTGGAGCAGGTGTTCGACGCGGTGTCGCTGCGCATCGACGGTCCGAAGGCCTGGGATGCCCGGATGAGTACCGACTGGCGGATCAGCAACGAGGGCAATCGGGTGTACCGCGTCGAACTGCGCAACGGCGTACTCGTGCACTACAACCGATTCCCCGATGACGCGCTGCCCGCGCCCGACGCGACGATCACCCTCACCCGCCAGACGCTCATCGCCACCCTGGTCGGCGGCGCCGACCTGCGCAAGGGTGTCGCGAGCGGTGACATCGCCGTCGACGGCGATGTCACCGCGCTGGCGAAGCTGCCCGGCCTGATCGACAAGCCGGACCCGAACTTCGCCATCGTCACCCCGTGA